Proteins from a genomic interval of Brachybacterium vulturis:
- a CDS encoding VanZ family protein, which translates to MSELLRLALVGIAGGLGLFVVILLPARWLQRRRFGRVRLSRLAGVLVICVYTMSLAGLTIAPAYDVALTCRSRAGGVARLDPFHSVAEVLGMQRGGAGLLELATSFPVLQILMNMALFLPLGLILRGVFRQDATTSLALSVLLSALIEITQFTGAFGLYPCGVRIADIEDLLANSFGAWMGALLAPLLTRWRVPLFAREERRWEADSRPAGTDEVEHLLRRWF; encoded by the coding sequence ATGAGTGAGCTGCTGCGGCTGGCCCTGGTGGGCATCGCGGGCGGGCTCGGCCTGTTCGTCGTGATCCTGCTGCCCGCGAGGTGGCTGCAGCGTCGCCGCTTCGGCCGGGTGCGACTGTCGCGGCTGGCAGGGGTGCTCGTGATCTGCGTGTACACGATGTCGCTGGCGGGGCTGACGATCGCTCCGGCCTATGACGTGGCCCTGACCTGCCGCAGCCGTGCGGGCGGGGTGGCGCGCCTGGATCCGTTCCACTCGGTGGCCGAGGTGCTGGGGATGCAGCGCGGCGGGGCGGGGCTGCTGGAGCTGGCCACCAGCTTCCCGGTGCTGCAGATCCTCATGAACATGGCGCTGTTCCTGCCGCTGGGGCTGATCCTGCGGGGCGTGTTCCGGCAGGACGCCACCACCTCGCTGGCACTGTCGGTGCTGCTGTCGGCGCTGATCGAGATCACGCAGTTCACCGGCGCGTTCGGGCTCTATCCGTGCGGGGTGCGGATCGCCGATATCGAGGATCTGCTGGCCAACTCCTTCGGCGCCTGGATGGGGGCGCTGCTCGCGCCGTTGCTGACCCGGTGGCGGGTGCCGCTGTTCGCCCGGGAGGAGCGGCGGTGGGAGGCCGACAGTCGGCCCGCCGGGACGGATGAGGTCGAGCATCTGCTTCGGCGGTGGTTCTGA
- a CDS encoding Lrp/AsnC family transcriptional regulator, protein MDLDDIDRAIIDHLRADGRLSNVALAEKVHLTPGPCLRRVQRLEADGVILGYAAQVAPAALEQGFEVFLDVELTAYDRATVEGFETTMRGFDEVVELYRLFGAPDYFVRVAVADLEAYEHFLTEQVITIPGVSRISSRFAMKVLKSRGPAPVTARSR, encoded by the coding sequence ATGGATCTCGATGACATCGATCGCGCAATCATCGATCACCTCCGCGCGGACGGGCGGCTCTCGAACGTCGCTCTGGCCGAGAAGGTGCACCTCACGCCCGGTCCCTGCCTGCGTCGCGTCCAGCGCCTCGAGGCCGACGGGGTGATCCTGGGATACGCCGCACAGGTGGCTCCCGCTGCCCTCGAGCAGGGTTTCGAGGTGTTCCTCGATGTGGAGCTGACCGCCTACGACCGTGCCACCGTCGAAGGGTTCGAGACCACGATGCGGGGCTTCGACGAGGTGGTCGAGCTGTACCGGCTGTTCGGTGCCCCGGACTACTTCGTGCGCGTCGCCGTCGCGGATCTCGAGGCGTACGAGCACTTCCTCACCGAGCAGGTGATCACCATCCCCGGCGTCTCGCGCATCTCCTCGCGCTTCGCGATGAAGGTGCTCAAGAGCCGGGGCCCGGCCCCGGTCACCGCGCGGAGCCGGTGA